A region from the Onychomys torridus chromosome 22, mOncTor1.1, whole genome shotgun sequence genome encodes:
- the LOC118572537 gene encoding NXPE family member 3-like gives MDLLTGQLKGYKSLTVGFVFLVLVFYLMMSRPDPRNHWLPRLHRASKNASKSNNWDSPPQELTNLTNLLYWPPTGGNRDDFLASTSPQTSTYRLKGPVQANYALGSNLEAILVARDHQGRPKTHGGDLFRAKLLGQELKAGVPGEVKDLENGRYLLSFPLLWAGWAQVQVRLIHSSEAVGVLQRIWREKRATVDFRGYFRGRNGTQETVICNVDPQSTGAKGPTCQYRDVVSGEDWFCAQPSTLPCNALVGHSSGSYLNVTTPHDEDLLARNVTDQPLPSGISPILVKPAAAGTMRNVALPSRPPCRPGHLSPKPSGFYHQDRWHSTFCSSRSFPTVDSILNCLAGRVVYMMGDSTLRQWWEYLRNTVPSLKPVDLHVTYQAGPLMAVDTTRGTVLHWRAHSWPLRSLRTPVASLHSVARELHGLAGGPYTVVVLGMGAHFTTFRPLIFARRLAGIRAAVKSLLDREPSTLVVIKLANTGYKSVYGSDWLTLQVNRFLRAAFVGLQVAFVDAWEMTSSLDLPDNIHPNKLIVRNEVELFLSFVCPT, from the exons ATGGATCTGCTCACGGGGCAACTGAAGGGCTACAAGAGTCTGACTGTGGGGTTCGTCTTTCTGGTTTTG GTGTTCTATCTCATGATGTCTCGGCCTGATCCCAGGAACCATTGGCTCCCACGACTCCATCGGGCATCTAAAAATGCCTCTAAGTCCAACAACTGGGACTCTCCCCCTCAAGAACTCACCAACCTGACCAACCTTCTATATTGGCCTCCAACTGGTGGAAACAGGGATGACTTTTTGGCTTCTACCAGCCCCCAAACCTCCACTTACAGATTGAAGGGTCCTGTGCAGGCCAACTATGCTCTGGGAAGTAACCTAGAGGCCATCCTTGTGGCTAGGGATCACCAAGGTAGGCCCAAGACTCATGGTGGAGATCTGTTTCGGGCAAAGCTTCTGGGCCAGGAATTGAAAGCAGGAGTCCCAGGGGAGGTGAAGGATCTGGAGAATGGCAGGTACCTCTTGTCCTTCCCTCTGCTGTGGGCCGGATGGGCTCAGGTGCAAGTGAGGCTGATCCACTCCAGTGAGGCAGTTGGGGTCCTGCAGAGAATCTGGAGAGAAAAACGGGCCACCGTTGACTTTAGAGGATATTTCCGAGGCAGGAACGGCACTCAAGAGACTGTTATCTGCAACGTGGACCCCCAGTCAACTGGAGCCAAAGGGCCCACCTGCCAGTACAGGGATGTGGTTTCTGGGGAGGACTGGTTCTGTGCTCAACCCTCCACTTTACCCTGCAATGCTTTAGTCGGCCACTCGAGTGGAAGTTACCTGAACGTGACCACACCACATGATGAAGACCTGCTGGCCAG GAATGTGACTGACCAGCCCCTCCCTTCAGGCATATCTCCAATCCTGGTGAAACCAGCAGCCGCTGGAACCATGAGGAATGTGG CCCTGCCCTCAAGGCCCCCATGTCGCCCTGGCCACCTGTCTCCAAAACCCTCTGGCTTCTACCATCAAGACAGATGGCATTCCACATTCTGTTCTAGCCGCTCTTTCCCCACTGTGGACAGCATCCTGAACTGCCTGGCTGGCCGTGTCGTCTACATGATGGGGGATTCCACACTTCGGCAGTGGTGGGAGTATCTGCGAAACACAGTGCCCT CCCTGAAGCCAGTTGATCTACATGTCACATATCAGGCAGGTCCCCTGATGGCTGTGGACACCACTCGGGGCACAGTGTTACATTGGAGGGCCCATAGCTGGCCCCTGCGCTCTCTCCGCACCCCAGTGGCCTCCCTACACTCTGTGGCCAGGGAACTGCATGGCCTGGCTGGGGGACCCTACACAGTGGTGGTGCTGGGTATGGGAGCCCACTTTACCACCTTCCGTCCATTAATCTTTGCTCGAAGACTGGCAGGGATTCGGGCAGCTGTGAAATCCCTGCTGGACCGGGAACCCAGTACTCTGGTGGTTATCAAACTGGCCAATACTGGCTACAAATCCGTGTATGGCAGTGACTGGCTCACACTCCAGGTGAACAGGTTCCTCCGAGCTGCCTTTGTGGGTCTTCAAGTGGCCTTTGTGGATGCCTGGGAAATGACCTCCAGCTTGGATTTGCCAGACAACATCCACCCAAATAAGCTCATTGTCCGCAATGAAGTGGAATTATTTCTGTCCTTTGTCTGTCCCACCTGA